AAACCTTAGGGAAACCACCGCTTACGTACGATTCGGTGATGTTCTTTTCATCATCATGCTTCTAGGGTGCGGGCTTACGGCCCTCGGTGCGCGCTTGCGGCGCGCACCTTCCCCGCCCCGCGGAGCGTCAGTGTGAAGAAGGCACCCGATCCGGTCGTCATGTCGGGCATCGCGTGCGCGTCCGGCGGCTTCTCGTCGGAGTCAGCCAGGAGAAGCTGGGCGACGCCCTCGGCGTGACCTTCCAGCAGATCCAGAAATACGAGAAGGGCACCAACCGGATCAGCGCCAGCCGTCTTCGCCAGATCGCCGACATGCTGAACGTCCCGGTGAGCTTCTTCTACGAGGGAGCGCCGCGCCAGGACGGCGGACGGGACGAGGATCCGGCGGCCGAGCCGACCTCCGACGCCCACGACGTGTTCTGGACCAGCCAGGACCTGCAGCTGGTGCGTGCCTTCCAGCGCATCGGCGACGGCCAGGTGCGCCGGCGCATCGTCAGCCTGGTCGAGGCGATCGGCACCGATCCCGCGGTGCCCGAAGGCAAGTAGCCCGCGGCGGCCGATGGCCCCGGGATGCGGGGTTGCGCAGGTTTCGCTGCTCACTCATCCGCCCAGGCGCTATGACGCCTCCCGAACGCGCGAGAACGCGCGGTGGAGTCGCGCCCGGGCGCGACGGGGAGGACGAGCGGGTGCGGACCATCGAACGGGAGCCGGGCGCCGAGGCCGTGCGGCCGGGCAGCGCGCCGGCCGGTCTTCCACCGGTCCTGATCGGCCTCGGGCTGATGCTGGTCGCCTTCAATCTCCGGCCCGCCCTGTCGAGCGTCGGCCCGCTCCTGCCCGGCATCCGGGCGGAGACC
The sequence above is drawn from the Methylobacterium terrae genome and encodes:
- a CDS encoding helix-turn-helix domain-containing protein, whose protein sequence is MRVRRLLVGVSQEKLGDALGVTFQQIQKYEKGTNRISASRLRQIADMLNVPVSFFYEGAPRQDGGRDEDPAAEPTSDAHDVFWTSQDLQLVRAFQRIGDGQVRRRIVSLVEAIGTDPAVPEGK